In Planctomycetia bacterium, one DNA window encodes the following:
- a CDS encoding DUF1501 domain-containing protein, with the protein MSEPMIHTRRDFIARGLTLLSGAATVPAFIDATASSLFAAEPGSVRGKKPARRDDQRILVVVQLAGGNDGLNTVIPYTNDAYYRARPRIAIAKQDALKLTDKLGLHPAATGMKQLFDDGLLSIVQGVGYPNPDRSHFVATDIWSTASPNGQHHDGWIGRYFDCTCSGKDPCDPRLGIALTTEAPLALQGRRFSPVSFDQPDQLSWRGPDGSRAGQEAFEALNEAVEIPKGADRLTEAGALAFLQRTAMDARASARQIQQAAGGGSGRAARLGRSPVGGKVRRNGGQLGQQLAMVHRMIAADLPTRVYYVSLGGFDTHAGQLGRHQQLMTQLGDALAEFVQSLKADGLLDRVLIMTFSEFGRRVAENASQGTDHGAAAPLFVVGSGVQPGLVGQHPSLDANKLDRGDVKWQIDFRAVYATVLQHWLGANARQILGGTFAPIKLLKK; encoded by the coding sequence ATGTCTGAACCCATGATTCATACGAGAAGGGACTTCATCGCTCGCGGACTGACGCTTCTCTCCGGCGCCGCCACCGTCCCGGCGTTTATCGACGCGACGGCGTCGTCGCTTTTTGCGGCCGAACCCGGTTCCGTTCGCGGCAAAAAACCGGCCCGCCGCGATGACCAGCGCATACTTGTCGTCGTGCAGCTTGCCGGCGGCAACGACGGACTTAACACCGTCATTCCCTACACCAACGATGCTTACTACCGCGCCCGGCCGCGCATCGCCATCGCGAAGCAGGACGCGCTGAAGCTCACCGACAAACTCGGGTTGCATCCCGCCGCGACGGGGATGAAGCAACTGTTCGACGATGGTCTGCTCTCCATCGTGCAGGGCGTGGGTTATCCCAATCCCGATCGCTCGCACTTCGTCGCCACCGACATCTGGTCAACCGCCTCGCCCAACGGGCAGCACCATGACGGCTGGATCGGCCGGTACTTCGATTGCACGTGCAGCGGCAAGGACCCGTGCGATCCGCGACTGGGCATTGCGCTGACCACCGAGGCGCCGCTGGCCTTGCAGGGCCGCCGCTTCAGCCCGGTCAGCTTCGACCAGCCCGATCAACTCTCCTGGCGCGGGCCGGATGGTTCGCGTGCGGGGCAGGAGGCTTTCGAGGCATTGAACGAAGCCGTAGAAATTCCGAAAGGAGCCGACCGCCTGACCGAGGCGGGCGCGCTGGCATTCCTTCAGCGCACGGCCATGGACGCGCGAGCCAGCGCCCGGCAGATTCAACAGGCCGCGGGCGGCGGGAGCGGTCGCGCGGCGCGGCTGGGTCGCAGCCCGGTCGGTGGGAAAGTGCGTCGCAACGGCGGGCAATTGGGCCAGCAACTGGCGATGGTTCATCGCATGATCGCCGCTGATTTACCGACGCGTGTCTATTATGTGTCACTCGGTGGGTTCGACACGCACGCCGGCCAGCTTGGCCGGCACCAGCAGCTCATGACGCAGCTCGGCGACGCGCTGGCCGAGTTTGTGCAATCGCTCAAAGCCGACGGGCTGCTCGACCGCGTGCTGATCATGACCTTCAGCGAGTTCGGCCGCCGCGTCGCGGAGAACGCCTCGCAGGGCACCGATCACGGCGCCGCCGCGCCGCTCTTCGTCGTGGGCAGCGGCGTGCAGCCGGGCCTGGTCGGCCAACACCCAAGTCTCGACGCGAACAAGCTGGACCGCGGCGACGTGAAGTGGCAGATCGACTTTCGCGCGGTCTATGCGACGGTGCTGCAACACTGGCTGGGGGCCAACGCAAGGCAAATCCTGGGAGGAACCTTCGCGCCGATCAAGCTTCTGAAGAAATAG
- the trpE gene encoding anthranilate synthase component I has protein sequence MQGQPVPSYFPSLSQLQPLVGRGRTAPVFRRLLGDQLTPVSAFARLSAGAPRAFLLESVVGGEKIARYSFVGANPRTLFRAKDRTATIQRDGAITHTYPDLADPLAELARLVDEHRSASDGAAHVESVTLPRFTGGAVGFAAYDAVRYHEHLPAPPPDDRNLPDLDFGIYDEMVIFDHVNKTLLLVGHVPLDAPNLADAYHSACGRIDALAARLTAESASLRTDFPLDAAPDLPFTSNVPRPQFEATVRRAIEYIRAGDIFQVVLSQRLRVPSAADPFDVYRALRVVNPSPFMFFLRTPDCVLIGASPEILCRVEDGTITNRPLAGTRRRGHTAEEDAALERELLADAKDRAEHIMLVDLGRNDVSVVSHPGTVRLTECMTVERYSHVMHLSSNITGRLAAGKTAIDALKAALPVGTVSGAPKVRAMQIIDELEPHRRGPYGGAVGYLDFAGNMDTCIALRTLVARTGPDGWNYDVQAGAGVVADSDPGAEWEETMNKARAMMRAIALAAADPSESGDRSD, from the coding sequence ATGCAGGGACAGCCCGTGCCGAGTTATTTTCCCAGTCTGTCACAATTGCAGCCCCTCGTCGGGCGGGGGCGCACCGCGCCGGTGTTTCGCCGATTGCTGGGCGATCAGTTGACTCCGGTCAGTGCGTTTGCCCGATTGAGCGCAGGTGCTCCGCGCGCGTTCCTGCTCGAGAGCGTCGTCGGCGGCGAGAAGATCGCCCGGTACAGTTTCGTCGGTGCGAACCCGCGCACCCTGTTCCGCGCAAAGGATCGAACCGCGACCATCCAGCGCGATGGCGCGATCACGCACACCTACCCCGACCTCGCCGATCCGCTGGCCGAACTGGCGCGGCTCGTGGACGAGCATCGATCCGCATCCGACGGTGCGGCCCACGTCGAGTCCGTGACGCTGCCCCGTTTCACCGGCGGCGCGGTGGGCTTCGCCGCGTACGACGCGGTGCGCTACCACGAACATCTCCCCGCACCCCCGCCGGATGATCGCAATCTGCCCGATCTGGACTTCGGCATCTACGATGAAATGGTCATCTTCGACCATGTGAACAAGACGCTGCTCCTGGTCGGGCACGTGCCGCTGGACGCACCGAACCTCGCGGACGCTTATCACTCCGCCTGCGGTCGCATCGACGCGCTCGCGGCGCGACTCACCGCCGAATCGGCTTCGCTTCGAACGGACTTCCCGCTCGATGCCGCGCCCGATCTTCCCTTCACGAGCAACGTGCCGCGCCCGCAGTTTGAAGCGACCGTGCGCCGCGCCATCGAATACATCCGCGCCGGCGACATCTTCCAGGTCGTCTTGAGTCAGCGGCTGCGTGTGCCATCGGCCGCCGATCCCTTTGACGTGTACCGCGCCTTGCGCGTCGTGAATCCGTCGCCGTTCATGTTTTTTCTTCGCACGCCCGATTGCGTGTTGATCGGGGCCAGCCCGGAAATTCTCTGTCGCGTCGAGGACGGCACGATCACCAATCGGCCTCTGGCCGGAACGCGTCGCCGCGGGCACACGGCCGAGGAGGACGCCGCGCTGGAGCGCGAGCTGCTGGCCGACGCCAAGGACCGGGCCGAGCACATCATGCTCGTGGACCTGGGCCGCAATGATGTCAGTGTTGTGTCACATCCCGGCACGGTGCGTCTCACCGAGTGCATGACCGTCGAGCGCTACAGCCACGTCATGCACCTGTCGAGCAACATCACCGGTCGCCTCGCGGCGGGGAAGACCGCGATCGACGCCCTGAAGGCCGCCCTGCCGGTCGGCACGGTCAGCGGCGCGCCGAAGGTTCGCGCCATGCAGATCATCGACGAGCTGGAGCCGCATCGCCGCGGGCCGTACGGCGGCGCGGTCGGTTACCTGGATTTCGCCGGAAATATGGACACTTGTATCGCCCTGCGCACGCTCGTTGCCCGGACCGGACCGGACGGCTGGAACTACGACGTGCAGGCCGGCGCGGGCGTCGTCGCCGACAGCGACCCCGGCGCGGAATGGGAAGAGACGATGAACAAGGCACGGGCCATGATGCGCGCCATCGCCCTCGCCGCAGCCGATCCGAGCGAATCCGGCGATCGATCCGATTGA
- a CDS encoding matrixin family metalloprotease, with protein sequence MAFGLLVAGCDLFAPMLPGGVAPGKDFDSAALLPLDAQGKAVISGNITNGKVDVYSLGRLEPGDRVIVSVRPASGSNLDPIICIFNSQQEVFALNDDLDLSAGKIESYIDEVVTVADEPYYLAVTKYFFGDQTGAYVGDVEVRKGQAIPTPAQQIVMLDFDGGVITIPGDRTYTTEPFDAANIDPAYAGKTDQIKAKIIETVQQNFRNTSLVIVTTDDPAPPVCTSTIFFGAFSETKFGVAQDVDAANRDRCDDGLVFTNNFDDPFNPRPSADGIGVAIGNVAAHEMGHLLGLNHVADVTALMDTTGSASTLLTDQEFKTAPLSVTIFPTGKQNDMALLGRVLPPKE encoded by the coding sequence GTGGCCTTCGGACTGCTCGTCGCGGGGTGCGATCTCTTTGCTCCGATGTTGCCCGGCGGCGTCGCTCCGGGGAAAGACTTCGATTCCGCCGCGCTGTTGCCGCTCGACGCGCAGGGCAAGGCCGTGATCTCCGGCAACATTACGAACGGCAAGGTCGATGTATACAGCCTCGGCCGGCTTGAACCCGGTGATCGTGTGATCGTCAGCGTGCGCCCCGCCTCGGGCAGCAATCTCGACCCGATCATTTGCATCTTCAATTCGCAGCAGGAGGTCTTCGCGCTGAACGACGACCTGGACCTGTCCGCCGGAAAGATCGAATCGTACATTGACGAGGTGGTGACGGTCGCGGATGAGCCGTACTACCTCGCCGTCACGAAATACTTCTTCGGCGATCAGACCGGCGCGTACGTCGGAGACGTGGAAGTGCGAAAGGGCCAGGCGATCCCCACGCCGGCGCAGCAGATCGTCATGCTCGATTTCGACGGCGGCGTGATTACCATTCCTGGTGATCGGACGTACACCACCGAGCCGTTCGACGCCGCGAACATCGATCCGGCCTACGCCGGGAAGACGGATCAGATCAAGGCGAAGATCATCGAGACGGTGCAGCAGAACTTCCGCAACACGAGTCTTGTGATCGTGACAACCGACGACCCGGCACCGCCGGTCTGTACGTCAACCATTTTCTTCGGCGCGTTCAGCGAGACCAAGTTCGGCGTCGCGCAGGACGTCGACGCCGCTAACCGCGACCGCTGCGACGACGGGCTGGTCTTTACCAACAACTTCGACGACCCCTTTAACCCCCGGCCCAGCGCCGACGGCATCGGCGTCGCCATCGGCAACGTCGCCGCGCACGAGATGGGGCACTTGCTCGGCCTCAATCACGTGGCCGACGTGACCGCCCTCATGGACACGACCGGCTCGGCCAGCACGCTCCTGACCGATCAGGAGTTCAAGACGGCCCCGTTGAGCGTCACCATCTTTCCGACCGGTAAACAGAACGACATGGCCTTGTTGGGCCGCGTTCTGCCGCCAAAAGAGTAA
- a CDS encoding protein arginine kinase, with protein sequence MLDEMVRHAGEWLRGTGPMNEIVISSRVRLARNVAGYPFLSRTSENQRSELMEMLRPHVVSAAGGAAGAFLDMNAISDLDQQVLVERHLVSRNLAEGKGSRGVAISKTENVSVMVNEEDHLRIQVLRSGLQLDEIWRDINALDDKLESKIEYAFHPRYGYLTACPTNVGTGIRVSVMLHLPGLKLTGEIERVFRAARDMRLAVRGLFGEGTEAAGDFFQVSNQVTLGRTEEDTINEFRLSVIPKIIEYEQKARRTLAAERAISLDDRVWRSLGTLRHARTISSEEAMLHLSHLRLGVHLGRIKDVTIQTINDLFLMTQPAHLQKVQGARLTGEQRSIARAEMIRRRLAPGGN encoded by the coding sequence ATGCTTGATGAAATGGTACGACACGCCGGTGAATGGCTGCGCGGCACCGGGCCGATGAACGAGATCGTCATCAGCTCACGCGTGCGCCTGGCGCGCAACGTCGCGGGCTATCCGTTCTTGAGCCGAACCAGCGAAAACCAGCGCAGCGAACTCATGGAAATGCTCCGCCCGCACGTCGTCTCGGCCGCCGGCGGCGCCGCCGGCGCGTTTCTCGACATGAACGCCATCAGCGATCTTGACCAGCAGGTCCTGGTCGAGCGCCATCTTGTCAGCCGCAATCTGGCCGAAGGCAAGGGCAGCCGCGGCGTCGCCATCAGCAAGACCGAGAACGTGTCGGTCATGGTGAACGAGGAAGACCACCTTCGGATTCAAGTCCTCCGCAGCGGGCTGCAACTCGACGAGATCTGGCGCGACATCAACGCGCTGGACGACAAACTTGAAAGCAAGATCGAGTACGCCTTCCACCCGCGCTACGGCTATCTCACCGCCTGCCCGACGAACGTCGGCACGGGCATTCGCGTCTCGGTCATGCTGCACCTGCCGGGTCTGAAGCTGACCGGTGAGATCGAGCGCGTCTTTCGCGCGGCGCGCGACATGCGCCTGGCGGTGCGAGGCCTTTTTGGTGAGGGAACCGAGGCGGCGGGCGACTTCTTCCAGGTGTCGAACCAGGTGACGCTTGGACGCACCGAGGAAGACACGATCAACGAATTTCGCCTGTCGGTCATCCCGAAAATCATCGAATACGAACAGAAAGCGCGGCGCACGCTCGCGGCAGAGCGAGCGATTTCGCTGGACGATCGCGTCTGGCGCTCGCTGGGCACGCTGCGGCACGCGCGGACGATCAGCAGCGAAGAAGCGATGCTGCATTTGTCGCACTTGCGGTTGGGGGTTCACCTCGGCCGGATCAAGGATGTCACCATTCAGACGATCAATGACTTGTTCCTGATGACGCAACCTGCGCACCTGCAAAAGGTGCAGGGTGCCCGGCTGACGGGTGAGCAGCGCAGCATCGCCCGGGCCGAGATGATCCGGCGGAGGCTGGCGCCCGGCGGGAACTGA
- a CDS encoding 6-bladed beta-propeller, whose translation MTMRWVTREGNLWHGRLACVSSAGHRQHRTRFVWAFLALGAMAACQRPQKPVFPDIAPAIVWPKAPDVPRIRYIGELIGEQSLDRRPTGWAAVKSALEGPPPVTNFSTPTAVAARGEVVFVADGQARAVYRLNVATREFQTITSAGGAPFGFPIDLALHGESLFVADSARPGVFEFDSNGRYRRTLVIEGLKRPSAIAVHPASGDLFVLDSAAHVCHVIGGDGTRKRTLGRRGASQGEFNYPAGLTFDPRYGMAVADSMNFRVQLLAETGSPLGMFGRKGDAAGDFSMPRDLAFDSQGHVYVVDNQFENVQIFSRDGRLLMAWGQEGLGPGEFYLPSGITIDERDRIWIADTYNRRVQVFQFLGAGDAPTTQNVP comes from the coding sequence ATGACGATGCGATGGGTTACGCGCGAAGGCAACTTGTGGCACGGGCGTCTCGCCTGCGTTTCATCGGCGGGGCATCGGCAGCACCGCACTCGCTTTGTTTGGGCTTTCCTCGCGCTGGGCGCGATGGCGGCCTGTCAGCGCCCCCAGAAACCGGTTTTTCCTGACATCGCGCCGGCTATCGTCTGGCCGAAGGCGCCCGATGTTCCGCGCATCCGTTACATCGGCGAATTAATCGGTGAGCAGTCGCTGGATCGTCGCCCGACCGGCTGGGCCGCCGTCAAATCGGCCCTCGAAGGCCCGCCGCCGGTGACAAACTTTTCGACGCCGACGGCGGTCGCCGCGCGCGGGGAGGTCGTCTTCGTGGCGGATGGCCAGGCGCGAGCTGTGTATCGGTTGAACGTGGCAACGCGGGAGTTTCAGACGATCACATCGGCGGGCGGCGCGCCGTTTGGGTTTCCGATCGACCTGGCGCTACACGGTGAATCGTTGTTCGTCGCGGATAGCGCACGCCCCGGGGTGTTCGAGTTTGACTCGAATGGTCGATATCGGCGAACACTTGTCATCGAAGGATTGAAGCGGCCGTCAGCCATTGCCGTGCATCCGGCGAGCGGCGATTTGTTTGTCCTGGATTCCGCGGCCCACGTGTGTCACGTGATCGGGGGGGATGGCACCCGGAAGCGGACGCTCGGCCGGCGCGGCGCGTCGCAGGGCGAGTTCAATTATCCCGCAGGCCTGACGTTTGATCCGCGTTACGGAATGGCCGTGGCCGATTCGATGAATTTCCGCGTTCAGTTGCTGGCCGAGACCGGCTCGCCGCTTGGCATGTTCGGCCGGAAGGGCGACGCTGCGGGAGATTTTTCGATGCCGCGCGACCTTGCCTTCGACTCGCAGGGCCATGTGTACGTCGTGGACAATCAGTTCGAAAACGTGCAGATTTTTTCGCGCGACGGTCGATTGCTGATGGCCTGGGGCCAGGAGGGCCTCGGTCCGGGTGAGTTTTACCTGCCGTCGGGCATCACGATTGATGAGCGGGATCGTATCTGGATCGCCGATACGTACAATCGGCGGGTGCAGGTGTTTCAGTTTCTCGGAGCGGGCGATGCCCCGACGACGCAAAACGTGCCATGA
- a CDS encoding DUF1800 domain-containing protein has product MLNMMFAMMLTLAGTAPTGQLYSSNDWSRDHAAHLLRRAGFGGTPEQIDFLHQMGRRKAVDYLLNYENEPDETLPIEVARAARPDRMARMEMSEQERQREQMRLRRESAAQLTRVLDWWIQTMVATPRPLQEKLVLFWHGHFTSGFREVKSSYLLYQQNELFRKHAAGNFRDLLLDVTADGAMVLYLNSQQNRKGKPNENYARELMELFTMGSGHYTEKDIKEAARALTGIQIDPATGETTFNRRQHDDGVKTFLGRTGPWGPADIVDIILAQPATAEFLAAKFWTFFAHEDPPPNVVKALARTLRKNKYDLKPMLREMFLSDLFYGEKARFTHIKSPVELVVGTMRMLEVPPRDTLAINVALRQMGQQLMQPPNVKGWDGGASWISTSTLFNRYNLVGMILDGTDNPRERARRAAMRRQLEATLGGEAMDARLADAAQPPFDPLPMIRANKLDSPEAVVDYFVRRLLQREIAQGRRQILIRALKDELPESGQIDAASVRLLLHLIVSMPEYQLS; this is encoded by the coding sequence ATGTTGAACATGATGTTTGCCATGATGTTGACGTTGGCCGGGACTGCGCCGACGGGCCAGCTTTATTCCTCCAACGACTGGTCGCGCGATCACGCCGCGCACCTCCTTCGCCGCGCCGGCTTCGGCGGCACGCCCGAGCAGATCGACTTCCTGCATCAGATGGGCCGGCGCAAGGCCGTCGATTATCTGCTGAATTACGAGAACGAGCCGGACGAAACGCTGCCGATTGAGGTCGCGCGCGCGGCGCGGCCCGATCGCATGGCGCGCATGGAAATGTCGGAGCAGGAGCGCCAGCGCGAACAAATGCGCCTGCGGCGCGAGTCGGCGGCGCAGCTTACACGCGTGCTCGACTGGTGGATTCAGACCATGGTCGCCACGCCGCGCCCGTTGCAGGAAAAGCTCGTCCTCTTCTGGCACGGCCATTTCACCAGCGGCTTTCGCGAGGTGAAGTCGAGCTACCTGCTGTACCAGCAGAACGAGCTGTTCCGCAAACACGCCGCCGGCAACTTTCGCGATCTGTTGCTCGATGTGACGGCCGACGGCGCGATGGTGTTGTACCTGAACTCGCAGCAGAATCGAAAGGGCAAGCCCAACGAGAACTACGCCCGCGAGCTGATGGAACTGTTCACGATGGGCAGCGGGCACTACACCGAGAAGGACATCAAGGAGGCGGCGCGCGCGCTCACGGGCATCCAGATCGATCCGGCGACCGGCGAGACGACCTTCAACCGCCGGCAGCACGACGACGGCGTGAAGACCTTCCTGGGGCGCACCGGGCCGTGGGGCCCCGCCGACATTGTTGACATAATTCTGGCACAGCCGGCAACGGCCGAGTTCCTGGCGGCGAAGTTCTGGACGTTCTTCGCGCACGAGGACCCGCCGCCCAATGTCGTGAAGGCGCTCGCCAGGACGCTGCGAAAAAACAAGTACGACTTGAAACCGATGCTGCGCGAGATGTTTCTAAGCGATCTGTTCTACGGCGAGAAGGCGCGATTCACGCACATCAAAAGCCCGGTGGAGCTCGTCGTCGGCACGATGCGCATGCTGGAAGTGCCACCGCGCGACACGCTCGCGATCAACGTCGCCCTGCGACAAATGGGGCAGCAACTGATGCAGCCGCCCAACGTCAAGGGCTGGGACGGCGGCGCATCCTGGATCAGCACCAGCACGCTCTTCAACCGGTACAACCTCGTCGGCATGATTCTCGACGGCACCGACAACCCGCGCGAACGCGCGCGGCGCGCCGCGATGCGCCGACAACTGGAGGCGACGCTCGGCGGCGAGGCGATGGACGCGAGGCTGGCTGACGCCGCTCAACCGCCGTTCGATCCGCTCCCGATGATCCGCGCGAACAAGCTCGATTCCCCCGAGGCCGTCGTGGATTACTTCGTTCGCCGGCTGCTCCAGCGCGAGATCGCGCAGGGCAGGCGGCAGATTCTCATTCGTGCGTTGAAAGATGAACTCCCGGAGAGCGGCCAAATTGACGCCGCATCCGTCCGGCTCCTGCTCCACCTGATCGTCAGCATGCCGGAGTATCAGTTGAGTTGA
- a CDS encoding 6-carboxytetrahydropterin synthase, with the protein MPHYELTLLAEFSAAHQLRLPDGSLEPLHGHNWQVEACVSGSELDSSGWLADFTVLQPKLDGIVAELHDRHLNEHPAFAGINPTTEQVARYIAERLSAGLAHGLRVGWVRVWETRRCAASYYP; encoded by the coding sequence GTGCCGCACTATGAGTTGACGCTTCTCGCCGAATTCTCCGCCGCGCATCAGCTCCGTTTGCCCGATGGCTCGCTGGAACCGCTGCACGGCCACAACTGGCAGGTCGAGGCGTGCGTGTCAGGGAGCGAGCTGGATTCGTCCGGCTGGCTGGCGGATTTCACGGTGCTCCAGCCGAAGCTGGATGGGATCGTGGCGGAGTTGCACGACCGGCACTTGAACGAGCACCCGGCCTTTGCAGGGATCAATCCGACGACGGAACAGGTAGCTCGGTATATCGCGGAACGGTTGTCGGCGGGGCTGGCGCACGGGTTGCGCGTGGGGTGGGTTCGCGTGTGGGAGACGCGGCGCTGCGCGGCGAGCTATTATCCATAA
- a CDS encoding UvrB/UvrC motif-containing protein, translated as MNMNCQVCKKQQATVHLTDIVQGEKQERHLCERCAQEEGILPKAPAHVQLGELITGLVMNKTVIQQLADLACPHCKLTFVEFRNQGQLGCPHDYDAFEKALVPLIERAHEGASHHIGKVPNRLNAPRAAENDLVRLRRELTRAVDSEQYEEAARIRDRIRQLEES; from the coding sequence ATGAATATGAACTGCCAAGTCTGCAAGAAGCAGCAGGCGACGGTCCACCTGACTGACATCGTGCAAGGGGAAAAGCAGGAGCGCCACCTGTGCGAACGCTGCGCGCAGGAAGAGGGAATCCTGCCGAAGGCGCCGGCGCACGTGCAACTCGGGGAGTTGATCACCGGTCTGGTGATGAACAAGACGGTGATCCAGCAGTTGGCGGATCTGGCCTGTCCGCACTGCAAGCTGACGTTTGTTGAGTTTCGGAACCAGGGCCAGTTGGGCTGCCCGCACGATTACGATGCGTTTGAGAAGGCGCTCGTGCCGCTGATCGAGCGCGCCCACGAGGGCGCGAGTCATCACATCGGCAAGGTGCCCAATCGGCTCAACGCGCCGCGCGCGGCGGAGAACGACCTCGTGCGGTTGCGGCGCGAGCTGACCCGTGCGGTCGATTCCGAGCAGTACGAGGAAGCCGCTCGCATTCGTGATCGCATCCGGCAGCTTGAGGAAAGCTGA
- a CDS encoding cytochrome c3 family protein codes for MKHTATDWRPVRLGTITLGAVFCAVLVACAARPAAQNAPPDSSAETGGGPAAVEEPSELYAGGLTGSKHDFSLSDGRWKDLCTPCHTPHEPTPPTAAPPGAPPVRFVSYAADPTTLDRSSVLCLSCHDGVTAQDVFSGAHALSWATPLGTSTLPISGRVSHPIGVRLPLGDPTYRSPAEVQASGRIKLPGGRVQCISCHDPHNTDRHPAMLVQSNRGSQLCLACHRI; via the coding sequence ATGAAGCACACCGCGACAGATTGGCGTCCTGTTCGATTAGGGACAATCACGCTGGGTGCGGTATTTTGCGCGGTTCTTGTCGCCTGCGCCGCACGACCAGCCGCCCAAAACGCACCTCCAGATTCATCGGCGGAAACCGGCGGTGGACCCGCAGCCGTCGAAGAGCCGTCCGAGCTGTACGCCGGCGGGCTGACCGGTAGCAAGCACGACTTCTCCTTGAGCGACGGGCGCTGGAAGGACCTCTGCACGCCCTGCCACACGCCGCACGAACCAACGCCGCCAACGGCAGCGCCCCCCGGCGCGCCGCCCGTTCGATTCGTGAGTTACGCGGCGGATCCCACGACCCTGGACCGCTCGTCGGTGCTGTGTCTAAGCTGCCACGATGGCGTCACCGCGCAGGATGTGTTCAGCGGCGCGCACGCCCTCTCGTGGGCGACGCCGCTGGGGACGAGCACCCTGCCGATCAGCGGGCGGGTCAGCCACCCGATCGGCGTTCGGCTCCCGCTGGGCGACCCGACCTATCGCAGCCCGGCCGAAGTGCAGGCGAGCGGACGGATCAAGCTGCCGGGCGGGCGCGTGCAGTGCATCTCCTGCCACGATCCGCACAACACCGACCGGCATCCCGCGATGCTGGTTCAATCCAATCGCGGCAGCCAATTGTGCCTCGCATGTCATCGCATTTGA